Proteins encoded in a region of the Quercus lobata isolate SW786 chromosome 8, ValleyOak3.0 Primary Assembly, whole genome shotgun sequence genome:
- the LOC115955620 gene encoding sec1 family domain-containing protein MIP3: MALVDVTKSCIDSIRQISEHIEDATLYLDAGSTESFQFIGAFPVLLDLGVRAVCSLENMCSLDVVVDWNSKSDAARKIVVITSRLLSDAHRYILRCLSTHQGVRRCIIFTSISEISHSAYPDSPLGPDAFHEYESLLVQDYEELVKKAETKSKQPEDKSLQDNLPFEDEGWSRLTSSEEGFPRIEASSSGRDIYNNNLIGHVEDVGQKLVVSVHHFPMLLCPFSPRVFVLPSEGSIAEAYVSAEHEDSLSPGLPPLSTGLPSDGDDVPPGATLTAHFLYHLAAKMELKMEIFSIGDLSKTVGKILTDMSSLYDVGRRRRSAGLLLIDRTLDLLTPCCHGDSLVDRMFSSLPHKERATSSTQTKGSQTQLKHGPSKLQRTPLDVQIPLQKILSEEDCKIDNFRLLESIEAFLCAWDSTNSASQIVDLTNLSNKVNDKRPLHSVIELSSGSFVSTENFRGTPYLEAIMDRRTKDGGILVKKWLQETLHRENITVNVKSRRGYVTKSELQPMIKALANSQPSLMRNKGIIQLAAATLVALDESHCATWDAFISAEKILTASAGDTTQNLAAQIGDLVNKSALVGSHGQKNGKTEPSHGVLSFQDALLLTITGYILAGENFPTSGSDGPFSWQEEHLLKEAIVDAILENPSIAKLEFLHGLREDLEANLNRMRLEKTKEVSSNQLEIDDFDDDQWASWGDEDADNYNNKEQVYGDMQLKLELRDRVDNLFKFLHKLSSLKRRNLPLRDGTLSLESNFSGDPYTSKGLLHKLLTRVLGKYDVPGLEYHSSTVGRLFKSGFGRFGLGQAKPSLADQNVILVFVIGGINGLEVREAQEALSESGRPEIELLLGGTTFLTPYDMLDLLMGDSSYFNPLIGKR, encoded by the exons ATGGCTTTGGTTGATGTGACAAAATCTTGCATTGATTCCATTCGCCAG ATATCAGAGCACATTGAAGATGCAACTCTTTACCTTGATGCTGGATCTACAGAAAGTTTCCAATTTATCGGGGCATTTCCTGTGTTGCTGGACCTTGGAGTACGTGCAGTTTGCAGTTTGGAGAACATGTGTTCTCTCGATGTG GTGGTTGATTGGAACTCAAAATCTGATGCTGCAAGGAAAATAGTGGTCATCACATCCCGTCTACTAAGTGACGCGCATCGGTATATTTTACGTTGCCTAAGCACACATCAAGGTGTTCGTCGTTGTATTATATTTACATCAATCTCAGAG ATATCTCACTCTGCATATCCTGATTCACCTCTGGGACCAGATGCATTTCATGAATATGAATCCTTGCTTGTCCAAGATTATGAGGAACTTGTTAAGAAAGCTGAGACAAAGTCTAAACAGCCAGAAGATAAAAGCTTACAGGATAATTTACCCTTTGAAGATGAAGGATGGTCACGACTCACGTCCAGTGAAGAGGGTTTTCCTCGCATTGAAGCTAGTTCAAGTGGAAGAGATATATACAATAATAATCTAATAGGTCACGTAGAAGATGTAGGGCAAAAATTGGTTGTTTCTGTGCATCACTTCCCCATGCTTTTGTGTCCTTTTTCACCAAGAGTCTTTGTTTTACCTTCAGAGGGATCAATTGCCGAAGCATACGTATCAGCTGAACATGAGGATTCCCTTAGTCCTGGATTGCCTCCCTTAAGTACTGGATTACCTTCTGATGGTGATGATGTTCCTCCTGGGGCAACTCTTACAGCACATTTTCTTTACCATCTGGCCGCCAAG atggAGTTGAAAATGGAGATATTTTCCATTGGTGATTTGTCAAAAACCGTTGGGAAGATATTGACAGACATGTCAAGTCTTTATGATGTAGGCCGTCGTAGACGATCAGCAGGTCTATTACTCATTGACCGCACACTTGATCTTCTAACCCCTTGCTGCCATGGGGACTCACTTGTTGATCGCATGTTCTCCTCTTTGCCTCATAAGGAACGAGCAACATCATCTACCCAAACTAAAGGCtctcaaacccaactcaaacaTGGTCCTTCTAAACTGCAACGCACTCCTCTTGATGTTCAGATCCCACTTCAAAAGATTTTAAGCGAAGAagattgtaaaatagataattttcGGCTTCTAGAAAGCATCGAAGCTTTTCTATGTGCATGGGATTCTACTAACTCTGCTTCTCAAATTGTAGATTTAACTAATCTCAGCAACAAAGTTAATGATAAAAGGCCCCTTCACTCTGTGATTGAGCTATCTAGTGGGTCCTTTGTCTCCACTGAAAATTTTCGTGGAACACCATACTTGGAAGCTATAATGGATAGGAGGACCAAGGATGGGGGCATTCTGGTAAAGAAGTGGCTCCAAGAAACTCTGCATCGGGAAAATATAACTGTGAATGTGAAATCTCGTCGTGGCTATGTTACAAAGTCTGAGTTGCAACCTATGATCAAAGCACTGGCTAATAGTCAGCCATCTCTGATGAGAAACAAAGGAATCATTCAGTTAGCTGCAGCTACATTAGTTGCCCTTGATGAATCACATTGTGCCACATGGGATGCATTTATCAGTGCGGAGAAAATATTGACTGCTAGCGCTGGAGACACAACCCAGAATCTTGCTGCTCAAATTGGTGATCTTGTCAATAAGAGTGCTTTGGTGGGATCACATGGACAGAAGAATGGCAAAACAGAGCCTTCACATGGAGTACTTTCTTTTCAAGATGCTTTACTGCTTACAATTACTGGATATATATTGGCCGGTGAGAATTTCCCAACATCTGGGTCAGATGGTCCTTTTTCTTGGCAAGAGGAGCATCTGTTGAAAGAGGCAATTGTGGATGCTATTCTTGAAAACCCATCAATAGCAAAACTAGAATTTTTGCATGGTCTAAGGGAAGACCTTGAAGCCAAcctaaacaggatgagattagagaaaaccaaagaagtGTCTTCAAATCAATTAGAAATTGATGATTTTGACGATGATCAATGGGCTAGCTGGGGTGATGAAGATGCTGATAATTATAATAACAAAGAGCAAGTGTATGGCGACATGCAGCTGAAGTTGGAGTTGCGTGATAGGGTGGATAACcttttcaaatttcttcatAAATTATCTAGCTTGAAGAGGAGGAACTTACCATTGAGGGATGGGACGTTGTCTTTagaaagtaattttagtggAGATCCCTATACAAGTAAAGGATTACTTCATAAACttctaacaagggtgttgggcAAGTATGATGTACCTGGATTGGAGTACCATTCCTCTACTGTTGGACGACTTTTCAAAAGTGGGTTTGGAAGATTTGGCCTTGGGCAG GCAAAACCAAGTCTTGCTGACCAAAACGTCATTCTggtttttgttattgggggCATCAATGGTCTCGAG GTACGTGAAGCTCAGGAGGCTTTATCTGAGAGTGGAAGGCCTGAAATCGAATTGCTTCTTGGTGGAACAACTTTTTTAACTCCTTATGATATGCTTGATTTACTAATGGGGGACTCCAGTTACTTCAATCCCTTAATTGgtaaaagatag
- the LOC115957777 gene encoding uncharacterized protein LOC115957777 → MAALKLLLSQARRHCLSKPSFPHRSLCSSSSSSNPNLNSESPAKPSQTVPIQPVSYTVKPKDPSTPDQSPTPSPPPPFPPRQQPRNPQQQETPSLWTREDVRYVKDVPNISPVSYPSRVAPLPEDKISADGEGANKEQRLESNEEMKRERRRIEAEGIMRRRVFRVSEEENVAVPFPMLIKKKESKEKPAPLDLVEAIRLVKASATKNFDETIEAHVRLAIKKERTDQIVHGSLILPHGVAKVVRVAFFAEGADADEARAAGADIVGGVELIEEIASSNKFNVDKCFATPQLVLRLNKIASFLKERHLLPDRKSGTVTSDVSGAIKAARLGRIHFKMDKTSIVHVGLGKASFAEESLRENIGAFMNALLIAKPASLKKASKYAGYVNSFHICSTMGPGFPISIQSLSKAADHFHKVNIN, encoded by the exons ATGGCAGCCCTCAAGCTTCTTCTCTCCCAAGCTCGCCGCCATTGCCTCTCCAAACCCTCATTCCCCCACCGGTCCCTCtgttcttcctcctcctcctcaaaTCCTAACCTTAACTCCGAATCTCCAGCTAAACCCTCGCAAACCGTACCCATCCAACCAGTCTCCTACACCGTAAAACCCAAAGACCCCTCCACTCCCGACCAATCCCCAACGCCATCACCGCCACCACCATTCCCGCCTCGTCAACAACCTCGCAACCCGCAGCAGCAAGAAACGCCGTCGTTATGGACCCGCGAGGACGTCCGGTACGTCAAGGACGTGCCCAACATATCCCCGGTCTCGTACCCCTCTCGCGTGGCTCCACTTCCCGAGGATAAGATCTCAGCCGATGGAGAAGGAGCGAATAAGGAGCAGAGATTGGAGAGCAACGAAGAGATGAAGAGGGAGAGAAGGAGAATCGAAGCGGAAGGAATAATGAGGAGAAGGGTTTTTAGGGTTTCAGAGGAAGAGAACGTGGCTGTCCCCTTTCCAATGCTCATCAAGAAGAAGGAGAGCAAGGAAAAGCCTGCTCCTCTTGATTTGGTGGAGGCTATTCGACTTGTCAAG GCTAGTGCCACAAAGAATTTCGATGAAACTATTGAAGCACATGTAAGATTGGCTATTAAGAAAGAGCGAACTGATCAG ATAGTACATGGTAGTTTGATTCTGCCTCATGGTGTTGCAAAG gtTGTCAGGGTGGCTTTCTTTGCTGAAGGGGCAGATGCAGATGAAGCTAGAGCTGCAGGAGCTGATATTGTTGGTGGTGTTGAACTTATTGAGGAAATTGCAA GTAGTAATAAGTTTAATGTCGACAAGTGTTTCGCAACGCCTCAATTGGTGCTGCGTCTGAATAAG ATAGCAAGTTTTCTCAAAGAACGGCATCTATTGCCAGACCGTAAA TCTGGTACTGTGACTAGTGATGTTTCTGGGGCAATAAAGGCAGCAAGGCTTGGTCGTATTCATTTTAAAATGGACAAAACATCAATCGTGCATGTGGGACTTGGGAAG GCAAGTTTTGCAGAAGAGTCTTTACGTGAAAATATTGGTGCATTTATGAATGCTCTCTTGATTGCAAAACCTGCAAGCTTAAAAAAGG CTTCGAAGTATGCTGGATATGTGAACTCCTTCCATATATGCAGCACT ATGGGTCCGGGATTCCCTATTTCAATACAGTCATTATCCAAAGCTGCAGACCATTTCCACAAAGTCAACATTAACTGA